In a genomic window of Dreissena polymorpha isolate Duluth1 unplaced genomic scaffold, UMN_Dpol_1.0 chrUn005, whole genome shotgun sequence:
- the LOC127863339 gene encoding homocysteine-responsive endoplasmic reticulum-resident ubiquitin-like domain member 2 protein produces the protein MDPSVTLVIKAPNQRFEDHTVDCMLDWTVRKLKQHLKDVYPTQPNEKHQRLIYSGKLLQDHLTLKEVLRQFDDGSTRHTVHLVCSNSPTHMETMASQSTMESLSQSSLSSSSSSTNLPYSAPTDTSGLRHRGQPTAQSAQIPNAYSYYSAYMNQASNPMPTDYSQFAGMMAPDATVFGAVPPTGYSPEQYMWMQQMYAQYMAQYMQYYQQGTYIQQPLLSQPEAQPNVAAEEHNRPNQPENQNVVNDAEEDEVRNRDWLDYLYMFSRLLVLIGIVYFYSNFTRFFMVAGFFVVVYGFQMGWFNFGQRRARRPQQVHIHQQQENLNEPQDNNQQENNQSENNPNQTQEENVQDPSTVIEPQPLVPGKLQVAFTFIASLFTSLFPAPPPAVNVN, from the exons ATGGATCCATCAGTCACACTTGTGATAAAAGCTCCAAATCAACGGTTTGAAGACCACACAGTTGACTGTATGCTTGATTGGACAGTCCGAAAACTAAAACAGCATTTAAAAGATGTATACCCAACACAACCA AATGAAAAACATCAAAGGTTGATATATTCTGGAAAGCTTCTGCAAGATCATCTCACCCTGAAAGAAGTCCTTCGTCAGTTTGATGACGGAAGCACCAGACACACTGTTCATCTGGTTTGTTCGAATTCACCGACACACATGGAGACTATGGCATCACAAAGTACAATG GAATCTCTGTCTCAAAGTTCTCTGTCAAGTAGCTCCTCCTCTACAAATTTACCATACTCTGCCCCAACCGATACCAGTGGTTTACGACACAGAGGGCAACCAACTGCTCAATCTGCCCAAATACCAAATGCTTACAGTTACTATAG tgCATATATGAACCAAGCATCAAATCCCATGCCAACAGATTACAGCCAATTTGCTGGAATGATGGCCCCAGATGCAACCGTGTTTGGGGCTGTACCTCCTACTGGGTATAGCCCAGAGCAGTACATGTGGATGCAGCAAATGTATGCCCAGTATATGGCGCAATACATGCAGTA CTACCAACAAGGCACATACATACAACAACCTCTGCTCAGTCAACCGGAAGCCCAACCCAATGTGGCTGCAGAGGAACACAACCGTCCCAACCAGCCGGAAAACCAGAATGTTGTCAATGATGCTGAGGAGGATGAGGTTAGAAACAGGGACTGGCTCGACTACTTGTACATGTTCAGCCGTCTCTTGGTTCTCATTGGGATTGTCTACTTCTACTCAAACTTCACTCGTTTCTTCATGGTTGCTGGATTTTTTGTGGTTGTCTACGG GTTTCAAATGGGTTGGTTCAATTTTGGACAACGAAGAGCAAGAAGGCCACAACAGGTACACATCCATCAACAACAGGAAAATTTAAATGAGCCACAAGATAATAACCAACAAGAGAATAACCAGTCAGAAAATAATCCAAATCAAACCCAGGAAGAAAATGTGCAA gACCCCAGTACAGTTATCGAACCTCAGCCCCTGGTGCCAGGAAAGCTACAAGTGGCCTTCACCTTCATTGCATCCTTGTTCACATCTCTCTTTCCTGCCCCTCCACCTGCAGTCAATGTGAACTAA
- the LOC127863340 gene encoding testis-specific serine/threonine-protein kinase 4-like has protein sequence MGSDGTSKEDRPESVSKGANKAYRILESQGFIVGRTLGSGSYARVKCAYDMNRKHKVAVKIINKQKSFDEYLNKFLPREVEAMRILTNHYSIVKFYQIIETTSRYFFIMEYAEKGDLLNEVKARGTIPENQAGRWFINMFDGVKYMHGKGVVHRDIKCENLVIDAHYTLKLTDLGFAKKIGKNKSGDSLLSETYCGSYAYAPPEILKGIPYNPELSDVWSMGVVLYTMLYGRLPFDDGDHKKLLKQVQSRIVFPNKPVVSSDCKLFILKIFLKVPERVLLKHMKLDAWFKFQQIVCKQGKEEKANAANEVTATSDEDVTRPAGTDNSGETTHHRLSMKLVKEKDDGNDEIETTPTVHDIAKETMEINVPILTSEQPTVHPVSG, from the exons ATGGGTAGTGATGGTACCAGTAAAGAAGATCGTCCCGAAAGTGTCAGCAAAGGTGCAAACAAGGCTTATCGGATATTAGAATCGCAGGGGTTTATCGTGGGACGTACGCTCGGCAGCGGATCATACGCCCGCGTCAAATGTGCGTATGACATGAATCGTAAGCACAAAGTGGCCGTAAAAATCATCAATAAACAGAAATCTTTCGACGAATATCTGAACAAGTTTTTGCCGCGCGAGGTGGAAGCTATGCGAATATTGACGAATCATTACTCTATAGTGAAATTTTATCAAATTATCGAAACAACCAGTAGATACTTCTTCATAATGGAATACGCTGAAAAAGGCGATCTTTTAAACGAAGTTAAAGCAAGAGGGACCATTCCGGAGAATCAGGCTGGACGCTGGTTCATCAACATGTTCGACGGTGTGAAATACATGCACGGCAAAGGCGTTGTGCACAGAGACATCAAGTGCGAGAATTTGGTCATAGACGCTCATTATACACTCAAGTTGACCGATCTTGGGTTCGCTAAAAAAATTGGCAAGAATAAATCGGGAGACTCGCTGCTCAGCGAAACGTACTGCGGAAGTTATGCATATGCACCGCCGGAAATTCTTAAAGGGATACCGTACAACCCGGAGCTCTCAGATGTTTGGAGCATGGGTGTCGTATTGTATACCATG CTGTACGGAAGGTTGCCTTTTGACGACGGCGACCACAAAAAGTTACTCAAGCAAGTACAGAGCAGAATCGTTTTCCCCAACAAGCCCGTCGTGTCCAGTGACTGCAAACTCttcattttaaagatatttttaaagGTTCCCGAGCGCGTACTTTTAAAACACATGAAACTCGACGCCTGGTTTAAGTTCCAGCAGATTGTTTGTAAGCAAGGGAAGGAGGAAAAGGCTAATGCGGCAAATGAAGTAACGGCGACTTCGGATGAAGATGTTACCAGACCTGCTGGGACAGACAATAGCGGCGAAACTACACATCATCGATTATCGATGAAACTAGTTAAAGAAAAAGACGATGGAAATGATGAAATTGAGACGACCCCGACCGTTCATGATATAGCTAAAGAGACGATGGAAATAAATGTTCCAATTTTGACGTCCGAACAGCCGACTGTTCACCCTGTATCTGGATGA
- the LOC127863343 gene encoding twisted gastrulation protein homolog 1-B-like, whose translation MIKVQEVKMRIPYTLITLVLSVACLYVMVEACNEQICASPVSRCQLIQACDCDMSDKKNCSCCHNCQLCLAQLYSECCSCVEMCPTPKPEDTIGNTNTIEELTEPLPELFSLLTEEEDSQLRWTVHSYPVYFESLYTRHANKENIKEDSIHDKHHSRVNCTVAFMSKCMSAHMCKMSCRSMGASRYRWTHHEGCCQCIGHTCIDYGYNKPLCLQCKGDEKDKMLETELDGSNNEQTIDHTMDGK comes from the exons ATGATTAAAg TACAAGAAGTAAAGATGAGGATACCATACACACTGATCACTTTGGTATTGAGTGTTGCCTGTCTGTATGTCATGGTGGAGGCCTGCAATGAGCAAATCTGCGCTAGTCCAGTGAGCCGCTGCCAGCTGATCCAGGCCTGCGACTGTGACATGAGTGATAAGAAGAACTGCTCTTGCTGCCATAACTGTCAGCTCTGTCTCGCGCAACTCTACTCCGAGTGCTGTTCTTGTGTGG AAATGTGCCCAACACCCAAGCCTGAGGATACTATTGGCAACACCAACACTATCGAGGAGTTGACTGAACCCCTGCCCGAACTGTTTAGTCTTTTGACAGAGGAAGAAGACTCACAGTTGCGCTGGACTGTTCACAGTTACCCAGTCTATTTTGAGTCGCTTTACACAAGACATGCAAACAAGGAAAACATTAAAGAAG ACTCAATTCACGATAAGCATCACTCGCGCGTCAACTGCACGGTGGCATTTATGTCTAAGTGCATGTCGGCGCACATGTGCAAGATGTCATGCCGCTCGATGGGTGCGTCAAGGTACCGCTGGACCCACCACGAGGGATGCTGCCAATGCATTGGGCACACATGCATTGACTACG GTTACAACAAGCCCCTGTGTCTGCAGTGTAAGGGCGATGAGAaagacaaaatgcttgaaacgGAACTGGACGGGTCGAACAACGAACAGACGATAGACCATACGATGGATGGGAAGTAG